The stretch of DNA ACATCAAAAGGCCAAAAACTGTTTGAAGCTGCTATCGCCTTACAAATTCCTTGGGTGAATGATCTATCAAAAGGCATTTCGCCCGATGACATAGCGACGACGCAACAGGTCATCAGTCTCTTGAAAACACGCCTGCAAGAAGATTCTAATTCGTAAAACAGGCGCTCCAAACCAAAATTGACTTTCGATCGACACGCAGCATCGGTCATTCTGGACTCAAAGCCGTCCTTGTTTTGAAAGTATCGTTGATGTTGCAGACCCACAGATACGATACTGGCAAGTTTCCCTGCAAAGGGCGGGCGCTCCCCCCTCATTCCATCATCAGATCACGCCACACCCGTGCGCAGGATGTCGTGGATATGGACCAACCCCTGCAATTGTCCCGCGTCATCGACAGCAAACAGGGCACTGATTTTTTTGCTGTTCATCACTCCCAATGCCTCGGACAACAACGCCTCGGGTGAGATCGTGGTGGGGGTACGGGTGGCGACAGATCCGGCGGTGTGATTCATCAACCCGTCCATGTTCCGCCGCAGGTCACCATCGGTTATAATTCCGGTCAGCCGCCCGTTTTCGATCACGGCGGCCACGCCAAACCCCTTAGCGGTCATTTCCAACAACGCGTCGCTCATGGGGGTGGTTTCATGTACGATGGGTAGATCATCGCCTGTGTGCATCACGGCAGAGACTTGCAGCAACTGCGCGCCCAAAGTGCCACCGGGGTGGAAGGTGAGGTAGTTTTCTTTGCCAAAGCCGCGCAGATGCATCATCGCCACCGCCAGAGCATCACCCAACGCCAACGTGCAGGTGGTTGATGTCGTGGGGGCCATGCCAATGGCGCAGGCCTCGCGGGCCTCAGGCAGTTTTAGCAGGAAGTCGGCCTGTTTCGCGAGGGTGCTGCTGGCACG from Roseovarius sp. EL26 encodes:
- a CDS encoding SIS domain-containing protein, producing MTTPSSHARNVLTIETDALIDMRDNLPPDFDAVVEMLLKVQGRVIVSGMGKSGHIAAKIAATMASTGTPAQYVHPGEASHGDLGMITAQDAVVLISNSGETKELADMIGHTRRFSIPLVAITKRASSTLAKQADFLLKLPEAREACAIGMAPTTSTTCTLALGDALAVAMMHLRGFGKENYLTFHPGGTLGAQLLQVSAVMHTGDDLPIVHETTPMSDALLEMTAKGFGVAAVIENGRLTGIITDGDLRRNMDGLMNHTAGSVATRTPTTISPEALLSEALGVMNSKKISALFAVDDAGQLQGLVHIHDILRTGVA